A single window of Archangium gephyra DNA harbors:
- a CDS encoding SDR family NAD(P)-dependent oxidoreductase — protein MGARLNEKLAIVTGASRGIGAAIAEVLAENGFQVALLARDAQALSWLEQKLTAAGARARSFICDVSDEAAVDATLARIETDLGVPGVLVNNAGYGGPFHRADEVSTKEWDTLFGVNVDGVYYLCRWALPRMKAGGYGRIVNISSIQGLFGGARSSTYAATKHALIGYSKTLAVEWGAYGITCNAICPGYIDTEMLAKADPEVRKELLRRIPTGRFGTAEEVARMVAFLVGPHGSYINGSSLVIDGGLSSHLANDVPSF, from the coding sequence ATGGGAGCGAGACTGAATGAGAAGCTCGCGATCGTCACCGGAGCCAGCCGCGGTATCGGCGCGGCGATCGCGGAAGTGCTCGCGGAGAATGGTTTCCAGGTGGCCCTGCTGGCCCGCGACGCGCAGGCCCTGTCCTGGCTCGAGCAGAAGTTGACCGCCGCCGGGGCGCGGGCGCGGTCCTTCATCTGTGATGTCTCGGACGAGGCCGCGGTGGACGCAACGCTCGCCCGCATCGAGACGGACCTGGGCGTCCCCGGCGTCCTCGTGAACAACGCGGGTTATGGTGGCCCCTTCCATCGCGCGGACGAGGTCTCCACGAAGGAGTGGGACACCCTGTTCGGCGTGAACGTGGATGGCGTCTACTACCTCTGCCGGTGGGCGCTCCCGCGCATGAAGGCCGGGGGGTATGGGCGGATCGTGAACATCTCCTCCATCCAGGGCCTCTTTGGCGGAGCCCGCTCTTCCACCTACGCGGCCACCAAGCACGCGCTCATCGGCTACTCCAAGACGCTCGCCGTGGAATGGGGCGCGTACGGCATCACCTGCAATGCCATCTGCCCGGGCTACATCGACACGGAGATGCTGGCGAAGGCGGACCCCGAGGTGAGGAAGGAGCTATTGCGACGGATACCCACCGGGAGGTTCGGAACCGCCGAGGAGGTGGCCAGGATGGTGGCCTTCCTCGTCGGACCCCATGGGAGCTACATCAACGGCAGCTCGCTGGTGATCGACGGCGGCCTGTCGTCGCACTTGGCCAACGACGTGCCTTCGTTCTGA
- a CDS encoding Coq4 family protein, with protein sequence MSELQEVARGLTERRATLGEAVPLLRTAELQAASDAALLAVPGFRRLHAERWDPPLPEPETLAALPVGSFGHAYARYMEHYRLSPDFFPIQTRLGADVTPTQYAVHRLNKSHDFLHVLGAYETSDADEVAVQSFVFGMAPVALATFLAEAAVHPDIQHARYKHLRDIYEGHIQAEDFERGAAASALLGERLETLWEVPLERLRQRLGITARAPEHLGRGGENSCGGFTAIPFFTATRAI encoded by the coding sequence ATGTCTGAGCTTCAAGAGGTCGCGCGGGGTTTGACGGAACGGCGGGCCACCCTGGGTGAGGCCGTTCCCCTGCTTCGCACCGCGGAGCTCCAGGCCGCCAGCGATGCCGCCCTCCTCGCGGTGCCGGGCTTCCGGCGCCTCCATGCCGAGCGCTGGGATCCTCCTCTGCCGGAGCCGGAGACGCTCGCGGCGCTGCCGGTGGGCTCGTTCGGGCACGCCTATGCGCGGTACATGGAACACTACCGGCTGTCCCCCGACTTCTTTCCCATCCAGACGCGGCTCGGCGCGGACGTGACTCCCACGCAGTACGCCGTCCACCGGCTCAACAAGAGTCACGACTTCCTCCACGTGCTGGGCGCGTACGAGACGTCGGACGCGGACGAGGTCGCCGTCCAATCGTTCGTGTTCGGCATGGCCCCGGTGGCGCTCGCCACCTTCCTGGCGGAGGCGGCAGTGCACCCGGACATCCAGCACGCCCGATACAAGCACCTGCGCGACATCTACGAGGGGCACATCCAGGCGGAGGATTTCGAACGGGGGGCCGCCGCCTCGGCCCTGCTGGGCGAGCGCCTCGAGACCCTGTGGGAGGTGCCGCTGGAGCGACTGAGGCAGCGACTCGGCATCACCGCGCGAGCCCCCGAACACCTGGGACGTGGCGGAGAGAATTCCTGCGGTGGCTTCACGGCCATTCCGTTCTTCACCGCAACACGGGCGATCTGA